The sequence below is a genomic window from Bacteroidota bacterium.
GGCTAGAGTTAAGGCCAGTCGAAGACGCTAGTGCGCTGACTGCTTTACGACACATCAAAGAATTGCAAGGGATAAAAAGAAGCATACGCTTGATGTATAGTCCCCGGGGTATGGCACCCGCAACATTTGGGTTCTGGCGACCAATAATTATAATTCCAGAAGAGATTATTAACGAACCTGAGACTTTAAAACCGACACTCTACCATGAACTGATCCACGTGCGGAGGAATGATTATTTCAATGGGATAATCACACGATTTATAAGGGCCTTATATGTCTATCATCCTTTTGTCTTATTTCTGGAGAATCAATCAAAGACGTTTAGAGAGCTTTCATGCGATAACGAAATCCTCAATCAATCTGTAATGCCTCCCGGGGACTATGCCCGGCTGTTAATGCGGTTTAGTTCTGGATCGGCGGCACCTCATACTGTATCCATGATTGCACCGAAGTCGATTCTTAAGCAGAGGATTAAGGTGATGTCAGATTTTGTGGCAGACCATAAGCAATTACATCGTTCAATTCGCCAGCTTGTGATGCCAGCGCTTTTGCTCATCCCAGTATTTGTAATGTCTTGTGAGCTTGAGGAAGATTACCTTCGGCCTCATGAATATGGCGTCGTTGCCGAAGGCAAAGTCAGTAAGATCAATGAATTAGGACTGTCTCTGGAGATCCCGGATCGATGGGAGAAGATAAAGGTAAGCCGAAGAACGCAGGGTGATCGATTAGATAACTATCCTGAATCAATTCAGTATATATTAGAAGATGGAATAGAACAGCCTGATAAGTTGACCAGCGCAGAATACGTTTATCGGTATTCGAATGTAACGTTTCCTGAGTCGTTTGCGGATATAAAGCATCCCGACGATTTTAGACCAGAAAATTGGTTTCACTACTTCCTCACAATTCGTGTCGCATATTCATTCTCCTATAGTCGCCAGCGTGATAAACTAGAAGCATGTAGTGCTACCCCTTCTTGTACAGGACTGTCAACGTATTACAACAACCTGGAATTCAATCAATTGAGCTTGTCTGAAATTCCGTTTGATGCTGACGCAGGATTCCGATCCACTTCTCAAGACCCAGGTCAAGTCGATCCCCCCAATACGGTATTCAACTTTTTCTCAGATCGAAACAAAAAGAGCTACTGGATAAAATTTAGCGGCTCTACGATAGACCCAGAAAAACGTGAGGAGATTGAAGCCGAAGTCTTGAATGAAATTCTACCAACCATCCAATTCTTAGACATCTAGGGAAAAGACTATCTTTCTCGTGTTACCAGATTGACTCCCGTGATTTGTGGAGACAAGCGGAAAGCATAGCCCACAAAATTAGTGTTAGCTCGATTGTTAGCGTGCGCTATAAAAATGTAGAGAAATGAGATTCAGATGATCAAAGATGGATTTGGTGCAAGTCCAATATTTCCAAGGTAGACGCGCTAGACTCAAAATCTGGTGGCAGCAATGTCGTGTGGGTTCGAGTCCCACCCCGGGTACTGAACAGGCGGTGATGAACCAAGCTTCATCATCGCTTTTTCATTTCACACTACCCCCACGGTCCCCAGCACCTCTACTACCGCATCCCGACTCACCGGCTTTTGCAAAAACCCGTGCATGCCGGCTTCCTTGCAGGCAACGCGTAGCTCCTCCGTATCGTCCATCGACATCGCCACAATGCGTGATTCGTAGCCGAGGATGGCATGGACTGTTTCTTTTGTCTCGAATGCGTCGCCCTCTGTTAGCTCCAGATCTACAAACACCAGGTCAAACCGACTAACCGCACTGCGCAACGC
It includes:
- a CDS encoding M56 family metallopeptidase; this translates as MMEIIPFFSWLGELSISYFWAPVGVWTLGAFPLFMIAKKLGRRRPVIQYLATTALLISLPLGFVMMPMLEDGLTNITVNRQVSSLLIEPVDNIGMTIPAYMEAPVIKSIPSKANVPAQPAPINGNTIVGIITTFFAVVSVYGLLTLSAKLFCLRVMRLELRPVEDASALTALRHIKELQGIKRSIRLMYSPRGMAPATFGFWRPIIIIPEEIINEPETLKPTLYHELIHVRRNDYFNGIITRFIRALYVYHPFVLFLENQSKTFRELSCDNEILNQSVMPPGDYARLLMRFSSGSAAPHTVSMIAPKSILKQRIKVMSDFVADHKQLHRSIRQLVMPALLLIPVFVMSCELEEDYLRPHEYGVVAEGKVSKINELGLSLEIPDRWEKIKVSRRTQGDRLDNYPESIQYILEDGIEQPDKLTSAEYVYRYSNVTFPESFADIKHPDDFRPENWFHYFLTIRVAYSFSYSRQRDKLEACSATPSCTGLSTYYNNLEFNQLSLSEIPFDADAGFRSTSQDPGQVDPPNTVFNFFSDRNKKSYWIKFSGSTIDPEKREEIEAEVLNEILPTIQFLDI